GAGCACGTTTTCCACGTTCAGCTGGGCTGTCAGCTGGCGTGACAGCTGGTACGTGGCCATCAGGCTGACCGTGCTGTAGGCTTGCTGCGTGACGCGCTCCTTGCCGTTCGGGCCCGCATCGTCAAAGTAGAACTTGCTTTGCCAGTTGACGCCGCCGCCCACGGTGAGGCCGGGCTGGACTTTCCAGGTGGTGAACAATCGCGCCGTCGAGCGGGGCGACAGGGTGTTGATATCCTGCTGCTCGCTGTCCTTGGCGCGGAAGTGGCTGGCGCTGGCCGTCACGTTCCAGCCTGGCGCCAGGCGGCCCGACAATTCCCCCTCGATGCCGCGGCTGGTGGCGCCGCGCGCCGCGTAATACGCTTGCGTGGTGGTGCCGGGGACCCGGTGTGCGCCGTCGGGCTGGGCCAGCTTGTCCTGTTTGATCTCGAAGAGGCCGATGGAGCCGTTGGCCTGGCCGCCGGCCAATTCCCCCTTCACGCCCACTTCCATGCTCTGGCCCGTCAGCGGGTCCAGCCAGGCGCCCGCGCGGTCCTGGTTTTCCTGCGGGCGGAAGATGTCCGTGTAGCTGGCATACATCGAATACGTGTCGTTCAGGTCCACCACCAGGCCCGCGTAGGGCACGAACTTGCTTTTGGCGAAGGCGAAGCGGGCGCTGCCGTCAAAGCCGATGCGGTCCTTGTCCCAGCGGCTCAGGCGTCCGCCGACGATCAGTCTGGTGCTGTCGGCCAGGTTCAGGCGCGCCGCGCCGTAGGCACCATATTGCTTGGTGGTATATTTTTCCGACAGCACGGGCTCGCCCCAGGCCGGCTGCGGGTAGCTGCCATCCCAGGCGAGGAAATTGCCGATCGGTTCGGGATCGAGCGCTTCCTTGACGCTGAATTCGGCGTGCTGCACGGTGTAATTGGCGCCCACGATGGCTTCATGTTCGCGTCCGCCCAGGGTAAATGGCCCGGACAGTTTCACGTCGGCGCTGCTCTGGTCGCGCGAGCCGATGTAGCGGTTCGGGTAGGCCAGCATGCCCAGGCCCGTGGTGCGGTCGGGCCGCTCGGCCAGGAACAGCAGCGGCGTGTCTTCCGTGTGCTTGCTGTACATGGCTTGCGCCTGCGCCTTCCAGCCCTGGCCCAGCGCGTGTTCCAAGGTGGCGTGCACGTTGGTCTGCTCGGTGGCCCAGGCGGCCCAGCGGGGCGCCGTGGTGACGGAACGGTCGAAATCGGTGCGCGAACCGTCGCTGTACCACAGGGGGAAGCCACCCCAGTTGCTGCCTTTCGGGTCGTTCTTCTGGTAGCTGGCGCCCACCATGATCACGCTGCCGG
This window of the Janthinobacterium agaricidamnosum genome carries:
- a CDS encoding TonB-dependent siderophore receptor is translated as MNEGKQAMKHYRNTSMTLALLGSLALTPPAFAQHQEAPARHYQVAAGPLSTALSAFAAEAGVSISGAASLYAGLNSRGLSGNYQVSDGFARLLDGSGLIAVDQGGGHYAVRRLPSASEATTLPGIAVRATAERGTSTEGTHSYTTPATASATGLVLSLRETPQSVSVITRQRMDDQDLLTVRDVLRNTPGIAVNQFDTERSTFSARGFDVDNFQYDGVPTTYKVQYSGGESEMDSLIYDRVEVTRGATGLLTGAGYPSASINLVRKRASARQFEGQWSLAAGSWSDYRGTVDLAAPLNADGSVRGRIAGAWQDRKSFTNGYSNQRQLVYATAEADLAPGSVIMVGASYQKNDPKGSNWGGFPLWYSDGSRTDFDRSVTTAPRWAAWATEQTNVHATLEHALGQGWKAQAQAMYSKHTEDTPLLFLAERPDRTTGLGMLAYPNRYIGSRDQSSADVKLSGPFTLGGREHEAIVGANYTVQHAEFSVKEALDPEPIGNFLAWDGSYPQPAWGEPVLSEKYTTKQYGAYGAARLNLADSTRLIVGGRLSRWDKDRIGFDGSARFAFAKSKFVPYAGLVVDLNDTYSMYASYTDIFRPQENQDRAGAWLDPLTGQSMEVGVKGELAGGQANGSIGLFEIKQDKLAQPDGAHRVPGTTTQAYYAARGATSRGIEGELSGRLAPGWNVTASASHFRAKDSEQQDINTLSPRSTARLFTTWKVQPGLTVGGGVNWQSKFYFDDAGPNGKERVTQQAYSTVSLMATYQLSRQLTAQLNVENVLDKKYININTYAQGTYGAPRSVRGTLTYRF